In Uranotaenia lowii strain MFRU-FL unplaced genomic scaffold, ASM2978415v1 HiC_scaffold_129, whole genome shotgun sequence, the genomic window GCTCTGTACGTTCTCGTTGGCCGTGGCCGTGGGAGCGGCACTTCTCCTGCCAATATCAATCGCCAGCAACGAGGTACTGATCCTGTACCCGAACAGCTACTACGTAAAATGGCTCAACAGTTCACTGATTCAAGGTAGGGCATCCCATCTGCCGGCGTCATTATCGATTGTTATTGTAGTTTCCTCTAGCTTAGAAGCATGCTCAAAACACCGTCAAcaaattaagcaaaaaaaatcatggaccGTTAACATGCACCAATGAAGCGCAGATGGTTTTGCCTTTGTtgcgttttgctttttttgtccaatttcgaaaaaaaaaactttgttgaacatttcacaAAGAAACGAACAATGATACATAGGATGACCGTTTCGATTTGTTTCCTTCCGCCCACCTTCCTAGGTCTCTGGAATCACGTGTTCCTGTTCTCTAATTTGGCGCTCTTTGTGCTGCTGCCATTCTCCTATCTCTTCACCGAGTCGTCCGGTTTCAGCGGGCACAAAAAAGGAGTCATGGCTCGGGTCTACGAAACTTTCACGGTGTTTTCGCTGCTGGCGTTCATCGTTTTCGGCATGACCTACGTCATTTCGGCCCTGCGGGATCCGGACCGCAACAGCTTCCAGGCGCTGTTCAGTAAGTTCTGtgatgaatttcaaatatttgatttttatctttaattttttttctttttacagATCTTGGAAAATATCATCTGCCATTTCTTTACTCGTGTGTATCATTTTTAGGAGTACTTTTACTTTTAGGTAagtttttttagaataattatCTTTAGCAGTGAAACACCCTATCAaatttgccggtaaattgacaACAGTCTGTCGTATGCCATCGTGTTTATGCCAAATTTTTCGTTCGTGTCTTACTATACTAGTTGTAGATGGTAACATTGTAGGTGCTTGGCACTTTTGCTTATGAGCCTATGCAAACCGCAAAGTAAAAGTTACTCTATACTTGTGGGTGGGGAAGTTTTATCGATGAGTATCATCCAGCCGAACAGATTGAGTTCCGGTTGTTTGGtacaatcgattttttttacttatactCAAGAA contains:
- the LOC129759235 gene encoding protein Lilipod-like: MDEDDEVADIREQIFHNTVREHIIFLLLFLLLYLGSFALIGRFRRRDREDLFSTDDDEITVYRISLWLCTFSLAVAVGAALLLPISIASNEVLILYPNSYYVKWLNSSLIQGLWNHVFLFSNLALFVLLPFSYLFTESSGFSGHKKGVMARVYETFTVFSLLAFIVFGMTYVISALRDPDRNSFQALFNLGKYHLPFLYSCVSFLGVLLLLGKFF